One window of the Roseovarius sp. THAF9 genome contains the following:
- the thrC gene encoding threonine synthase, producing the protein MKYISTRGNAPVLSFEEAMLTGLARDGGLYLPESIPTLSADDIKALHGASYEEAAFRIMRPFIGDAFTDDEFREIIARTYAGFGHAARAPLKQLDAGHFLLELFNGPTLAFKDFAMQLIGQLFEASLKRSGDRVCIVGATSGDTGSAAIEAFRGLDKVDVFILYPHGRVSEVQRRQMTTPAEDNVHAIAVDGDFDACQARVKDMFNDFQFRDAVRLAGVNSINWARVLAQVVYYFTSAVSLGAPERKVSFTVPTGNFGDIFAGYIAKRMGLPIDQLIVATNQNDILHRCLTTSEYKPDGVIPSISPSMDIQVSSNFERALYYAYDQDGAAVAQLMDELKAGGFSVSQGALEALREIFASGRCAEDETRATILETWNAAGELLCPHSAVGVKVAEEMRDAATPMITLATAHPAKFPAAVEEASGQHPPLPDRMADLYERSERVTRVENDLAAIETLIKDRIPN; encoded by the coding sequence ATGAAATACATCTCGACCCGGGGCAACGCGCCCGTCTTGAGTTTCGAGGAAGCCATGCTGACCGGGCTGGCGCGGGACGGAGGGCTGTATCTGCCCGAGAGCATCCCGACGCTTTCGGCGGACGACATCAAGGCGCTGCACGGGGCCAGTTACGAAGAGGCGGCGTTTCGCATCATGCGGCCTTTCATCGGCGACGCCTTTACCGACGATGAGTTCCGCGAAATCATCGCGCGCACCTATGCGGGCTTCGGACACGCCGCCCGCGCGCCGCTAAAACAGCTGGATGCCGGGCACTTCCTGCTGGAACTGTTCAATGGGCCGACGCTCGCGTTCAAGGATTTCGCGATGCAGCTGATCGGCCAGCTGTTCGAGGCGTCGCTAAAGCGCTCGGGCGACCGGGTTTGCATCGTGGGCGCCACCTCGGGCGACACTGGCTCGGCCGCGATCGAGGCGTTCCGGGGGCTGGACAAGGTGGATGTGTTCATCCTCTACCCCCATGGCCGGGTCAGCGAGGTGCAGCGCCGGCAGATGACCACGCCCGCCGAGGACAACGTGCACGCCATCGCCGTCGACGGCGATTTCGACGCCTGCCAGGCGCGGGTGAAGGACATGTTCAACGATTTCCAGTTCCGCGATGCGGTCCGTCTGGCCGGCGTGAACTCGATCAACTGGGCGCGGGTGTTGGCGCAGGTGGTCTATTACTTCACCTCCGCCGTGTCGCTGGGCGCGCCGGAGCGCAAGGTGAGCTTCACCGTGCCCACGGGCAATTTCGGGGATATCTTCGCGGGCTACATCGCCAAGCGCATGGGCTTGCCCATTGACCAGCTGATCGTCGCCACCAACCAGAACGACATCCTGCATCGCTGCCTTACAACGAGCGAGTACAAGCCTGACGGCGTGATCCCCTCGATCAGCCCATCGATGGATATCCAGGTCAGCTCGAATTTCGAGCGGGCGCTCTACTATGCCTATGATCAGGATGGCGCCGCCGTGGCGCAGCTGATGGACGAGTTGAAAGCCGGCGGTTTTTCGGTCAGCCAGGGCGCGCTTGAGGCGCTGCGGGAAATCTTCGCCTCGGGCCGTTGCGCCGAGGACGAGACCCGCGCGACGATCCTGGAGACGTGGAACGCCGCCGGGGAACTTCTGTGCCCGCATTCCGCCGTCGGCGTGAAGGTGGCCGAGGAGATGCGCGACGCGGCCACGCCGATGATCACGCTGGCCACGGCGCACCCGGCGAAATTTCCGGCGGCGGTGGAAGAGGCCAGCGGCCAACATCCCCCCTTGCCGGACCGCATGGCCGACCTGTATGAGCGGTCGGAACGCGTGACGCGGGTCGAGAACGACCTTGCCGCCATCGAAACCCTCATCAAGGACCGCATCCCGAATTGA
- a CDS encoding SURF1 family protein, which translates to MQRNLLLPLIFGLAGAAVLVWLGVWQMQRLEWKEGILSRIETRIAAEPVALPASFDPEADRYLPVTVTGQFGEGALRVLVSRKQVGAGYLVISPFETEAGRRILVDRGFIRQSETLEAAPGDEVTVTGNLHWPDDRNSSTPENDIEGNTWFARDLGQMGDVLDTEPVLLVARELSQPEDSVTPLPVDTAHIPNDHLQYAITWFSLAAIWLAMTAFYIFRGRGAAKGLDR; encoded by the coding sequence ATGCAAAGAAACCTGCTCCTTCCGCTGATCTTCGGCCTGGCCGGTGCGGCCGTGCTGGTCTGGTTGGGCGTGTGGCAAATGCAGCGGCTGGAGTGGAAGGAAGGCATCCTGTCCCGGATCGAGACGCGCATCGCCGCCGAGCCTGTGGCGCTGCCCGCAAGTTTCGATCCCGAGGCCGACAGGTACCTGCCGGTTACCGTGACCGGGCAATTCGGCGAAGGTGCGCTGCGCGTGCTGGTGAGCCGCAAGCAGGTCGGCGCGGGATACCTGGTGATCTCGCCCTTCGAGACCGAGGCGGGGCGGCGCATCCTCGTGGATCGCGGCTTTATCCGGCAAAGTGAAACGCTAGAGGCTGCGCCGGGTGATGAGGTGACCGTCACCGGCAACCTGCACTGGCCCGACGACCGCAACAGTTCGACGCCCGAAAACGATATCGAGGGCAACACGTGGTTCGCGCGGGACCTGGGCCAGATGGGCGACGTGCTGGACACCGAGCCGGTACTGTTGGTGGCGCGTGAATTGTCGCAACCAGAGGATTCCGTGACGCCCTTGCCGGTGGACACCGCGCACATTCCGAACGATCACTTGCAATACGCGATCACGTGGTTCTCGCTGGCCGCCATCTGGCTGGCGATGACCGCCTTCTATATCTTCCGCGGCCGTGGCGCCGCAAAAGGACTGGACCGATGA
- a CDS encoding cytochrome c oxidase subunit 3, with the protein MAHEKNHDYHILNPSIWPLLGALAGFVMLFGAVLFFHGSGPWMLLAGFVGVAYVMFGWWADTIKESHAGDHTPVVRIGLRYGFIMFIMSEVMFFAAWFWSFFKHAIYPMGEMSPITDGVWPPAGIETFDPWHLPLINTLILLCSGMAATWAHHALVHENNRNDVKWGLTIAIALGVIFTGLQAYEYSHAAFGFSGNIYGANFFMATGFHGAHVVIGTIFLFVCLMRLMRGHFTPEKHIGFEAAAWYWHFVDVVWLFLFAAVYIWGG; encoded by the coding sequence ATGGCACATGAAAAAAATCACGACTACCACATTCTGAACCCCTCAATCTGGCCCCTGCTGGGCGCATTGGCCGGGTTCGTCATGCTGTTCGGCGCGGTCCTTTTCTTCCACGGCAGCGGGCCGTGGATGCTGCTGGCCGGCTTCGTGGGCGTTGCCTACGTGATGTTCGGCTGGTGGGCCGACACGATCAAGGAAAGCCATGCCGGCGATCACACGCCGGTGGTGCGGATCGGCCTGCGCTATGGCTTCATCATGTTCATCATGTCCGAGGTCATGTTCTTCGCGGCGTGGTTCTGGAGCTTCTTCAAGCACGCGATCTACCCGATGGGCGAGATGTCTCCGATCACCGATGGGGTCTGGCCGCCGGCGGGTATCGAGACGTTCGACCCCTGGCACCTGCCGCTGATTAACACGTTGATCCTGCTTTGCTCGGGCATGGCGGCGACCTGGGCGCACCACGCGCTGGTGCATGAAAACAACCGGAACGATGTTAAATGGGGCTTGACCATCGCCATCGCCCTCGGTGTGATCTTCACCGGGTTGCAGGCTTATGAATACAGCCATGCCGCCTTTGGGTTCTCGGGCAATATCTACGGCGCCAACTTCTTCATGGCGACGGGCTTTCATGGCGCGCATGTGGTGATCGGCACGATCTTCCTGTTCGTTTGCCTGATGCGGCTGATGCGGGGGCACTTTACGCCCGAAAAACACATCGGCTTCGAGGCTGCCGCCTGGTACTGGCACTTCGTCGACGTGGTGTGGCTGTTCCTGTTCGCCGCGGTCTACATCTGGGGCGGCTGA
- a CDS encoding cytochrome c oxidase assembly protein gives MAMDRNTKTVMRLVAVGVTMGALAWASVPLYDWFCRVTGYGGETNVADLGSDEILDRTIKVRFDASNERGFPWEFKPVQREMEIRIGETGLAFYEAYNPTDKPVAGSASYNVTPFEAGGFFTKIDCFCFEQQVLQPGERVQMPVTFFVDPEIVDDRDAKYTKTITLGYTFYEIDLPEDETQAALDKSETPDNTVN, from the coding sequence ATGGCGATGGACCGGAATACCAAGACGGTGATGCGGCTGGTGGCGGTGGGCGTCACCATGGGCGCGCTGGCCTGGGCGTCGGTGCCGCTTTACGACTGGTTCTGCCGGGTCACCGGCTATGGCGGCGAGACCAACGTGGCCGATCTCGGCTCGGACGAGATCCTGGACCGGACGATCAAGGTGCGCTTCGACGCCAGCAACGAGCGCGGCTTTCCGTGGGAGTTCAAGCCGGTGCAGCGCGAGATGGAGATCCGAATCGGCGAGACCGGGCTGGCGTTCTATGAGGCTTACAACCCGACGGACAAACCTGTCGCAGGGTCGGCCAGCTACAACGTCACCCCGTTCGAGGCGGGCGGGTTCTTCACCAAGATCGATTGCTTCTGCTTCGAGCAGCAGGTGCTGCAACCGGGCGAGCGTGTGCAGATGCCGGTGACGTTTTTCGTCGATCCCGAGATTGTCGACGACCGTGATGCGAAGTACACCAAGACCATCACATTGGGTTATACGTTCTACGAGATCGACCTGCCCGAAGACGAAACGCAGGCCGCGCTCGACAAGAGCGAGACACCTGATAATACCGTGAACTGA
- the cyoE gene encoding heme o synthase, with product MSDASLNTTKVQGFEGEATFGDFFALLKPRVMTLVVFTAFVGLIAAPVSVHPVVGFAAILFIAVGGGASGALNMWWDADIDSVMKRTAKRPIPAGKVTRDEAFAFGMALSGFSVVMLGLATNLLAAGLLAFTIFFYIVIYTMWLKRWTPQNIVIGGAAGAFPPMIGWAAATGSVSIEAVLMFCLTFMWTPPHFWALALFTKMDYDNAQVPMLTVTHGRRSTRVHILVYTVLLAALAIGLGFTSVGGPLYLAIAVVLNLNFLKGAVDIWRRDEAASEADKYLAERKFFKASLLYLFAHFGAIAAEALLAPYGLGGW from the coding sequence ATGAGCGACGCAAGTCTCAACACGACCAAGGTTCAGGGCTTCGAGGGCGAAGCCACCTTCGGCGATTTCTTCGCGCTGTTGAAGCCGCGCGTGATGACGCTGGTGGTGTTCACGGCCTTTGTCGGCCTGATCGCCGCGCCCGTGTCTGTGCACCCGGTGGTGGGTTTTGCCGCGATCCTGTTCATCGCCGTGGGCGGGGGCGCGTCGGGCGCGCTCAACATGTGGTGGGACGCCGATATAGACTCGGTGATGAAGCGCACCGCCAAACGCCCCATTCCGGCGGGCAAAGTCACGCGGGACGAGGCGTTCGCCTTCGGCATGGCGTTGTCGGGCTTCTCGGTCGTGATGCTGGGGCTGGCGACGAATCTGCTGGCGGCAGGGCTCTTGGCCTTCACCATCTTCTTCTACATTGTGATCTACACCATGTGGCTGAAACGCTGGACGCCGCAGAACATCGTGATTGGCGGCGCGGCGGGCGCCTTCCCCCCGATGATCGGCTGGGCCGCGGCCACCGGCTCGGTCTCGATCGAGGCGGTGCTGATGTTCTGCCTGACCTTCATGTGGACGCCGCCGCATTTCTGGGCCTTGGCGCTGTTCACCAAGATGGATTACGACAACGCGCAGGTGCCGATGCTGACCGTGACCCACGGCCGCCGGTCGACCCGCGTGCACATCCTGGTCTATACCGTGCTGCTGGCCGCACTGGCCATCGGGCTGGGGTTCACGAGCGTGGGCGGGCCGCTATACCTCGCAATTGCCGTGGTGCTGAACCTCAACTTCCTGAAAGGGGCCGTGGATATCTGGCGCCGGGACGAGGCCGCGTCGGAAGCCGACAAGTACCTTGCCGAGCGCAAGTTCTTCAAGGCGTCGCTGCTGTACCTTTTCGCCCATTTCGGCGCGATTGCCGCCGAGGCGCTGCTGGCGCCCTACGGTTTGGGAGGCTGGTAA
- the coxB gene encoding cytochrome c oxidase subunit II — MRKFTSFLASMMAAATALPAMAQDNLEIIGKPEQGAMGFQPAATELARDLQWLDGMVLVIITAITIFVCALLVYCIVRYNKKANPTPASFTHNSPIEVAWTVVPIVILVFIAAFSLPVLFKQQEIPEGDVNIKVTGYQWYWGYEYMDHDFAFDSYMIGAPATGGDNRLTDDVRAQLQEAGYSEDEFLLATDTAVVVPVGKTVVMQVTGADVIHSWTIPAFGVKQDAVPGRIAQLWFNAEKEGVYFGQCSELCGQAHAYMPITVKVVSQEDYDAWLEGAIDEYAGDPSTLPDRVKLASAE; from the coding sequence ATGCGCAAATTCACCAGCTTTCTGGCGTCCATGATGGCCGCCGCAACGGCGCTTCCGGCGATGGCACAGGACAATCTGGAAATCATCGGCAAGCCTGAACAAGGCGCGATGGGCTTTCAACCGGCCGCCACGGAGCTGGCCCGCGACCTGCAATGGCTCGACGGCATGGTGCTGGTGATCATCACCGCGATCACCATCTTCGTCTGTGCGCTGCTGGTCTATTGCATTGTGCGCTACAACAAGAAGGCCAACCCAACACCGGCCAGCTTTACCCACAACTCGCCGATCGAGGTGGCGTGGACGGTCGTGCCGATCGTGATCCTGGTCTTTATCGCGGCGTTCTCGCTTCCGGTGCTGTTCAAGCAACAGGAAATCCCTGAGGGCGACGTCAACATCAAGGTCACCGGCTATCAGTGGTACTGGGGCTATGAATACATGGACCACGATTTCGCGTTCGACAGCTACATGATCGGCGCGCCCGCCACCGGCGGCGACAACCGCCTGACCGACGACGTCCGCGCGCAGTTGCAAGAGGCCGGCTATTCCGAGGACGAGTTCCTGCTGGCCACAGACACCGCCGTCGTCGTGCCCGTGGGCAAGACGGTCGTGATGCAGGTCACCGGCGCGGACGTGATCCACAGCTGGACCATCCCCGCCTTCGGTGTAAAGCAGGATGCCGTTCCGGGCCGGATTGCGCAGCTGTGGTTCAACGCCGAGAAGGAAGGCGTTTATTTCGGTCAATGTTCCGAATTGTGTGGCCAGGCGCATGCCTACATGCCGATCACCGTCAAGGTCGTCAGCCAGGAAGACTACGACGCGTGGCTTGAAGGCGCGATCGACGAATATGCCGGCGACCCGTCGACGCTGCCTGATCGCGTGAAACTGGCCTCCGCCGAGTAA
- the tldD gene encoding metalloprotease TldD, with translation MTSDVFRPFETQIEREAALGKLREAVAGADDGELFLERRRAESLVFDDGRVKTASYDAGQGFGLRAVRGEVAGYAHSSEISEAAMGRAVETARLAVGDGGGTMADAPSPTNKRLYSDADPIAGHEFPVKLDTLREIDAYLRDMDPRVVQVTATIAASLQEVVILRADGHEVSDTRPMTRLNISVIVEKDGRRETGSVGGGGRVMLDGLIAPEDWQAKAREALRVALVNLEAEAAPAGVMDVVLGPGWPGILLHEAIGHGLEGDFNRKGSSAFAGLMGQRIAAPGVTVLDDGTIPDRRGSITVDDEGTPSGKNVLIEDGILVGYMQDRQNARLMGVEATGNGRRQSYAHAPMPRMTNTYMLGGEATRDEIVADLKDGIYAVGFGGGQVDITNGKFVFSCTEAYRVKNGKIGAPVKGATLIGDGATALQQIRALGNDMALDPGMGNCGKQGQWVPVGVGQPTVMIGGLTVGGSQAGS, from the coding sequence ATGACTTCAGACGTTTTTCGCCCTTTCGAGACCCAGATCGAGCGCGAGGCGGCGCTGGGCAAGCTGCGCGAAGCGGTGGCCGGGGCGGATGATGGCGAGCTCTTCCTTGAGCGCCGCCGGGCGGAATCGCTCGTGTTCGACGATGGCCGGGTCAAGACCGCCTCCTATGACGCGGGCCAAGGCTTTGGCCTGCGCGCCGTGCGGGGCGAGGTGGCCGGCTATGCGCATTCGTCCGAGATTTCAGAGGCCGCGATGGGCCGCGCCGTCGAAACCGCGCGCCTCGCCGTGGGAGATGGCGGCGGGACGATGGCCGACGCCCCTTCGCCCACCAACAAGCGGCTCTATTCCGACGCCGACCCCATTGCCGGTCATGAATTCCCGGTAAAACTCGACACCCTGCGCGAGATCGACGCCTACCTGCGCGACATGGACCCGCGCGTGGTGCAGGTCACCGCCACCATCGCCGCCTCTCTGCAAGAGGTCGTGATCCTTCGGGCCGACGGGCACGAGGTCTCCGATACCCGGCCCATGACTCGTCTCAATATAAGTGTCATCGTCGAAAAGGACGGCCGCCGGGAAACCGGCAGCGTCGGCGGCGGCGGGCGCGTCATGCTCGACGGGCTGATCGCACCCGAAGACTGGCAGGCCAAGGCCCGCGAGGCGCTGCGCGTGGCACTGGTGAACCTCGAGGCCGAGGCGGCGCCTGCCGGCGTGATGGACGTGGTCCTCGGCCCCGGCTGGCCGGGCATCCTGCTGCACGAGGCCATCGGCCACGGGCTGGAAGGCGATTTTAACCGCAAGGGCAGTTCGGCCTTTGCCGGTCTGATGGGCCAGCGCATCGCCGCACCCGGCGTAACGGTTCTGGACGACGGCACCATTCCCGACCGGCGCGGCAGCATCACCGTGGATGACGAGGGAACGCCCTCGGGCAAGAACGTGTTGATCGAAGACGGTATCCTCGTGGGCTACATGCAGGATCGCCAGAACGCCCGCCTGATGGGCGTCGAGGCCACCGGCAACGGACGCCGCCAAAGCTATGCCCACGCGCCGATGCCGCGCATGACGAACACCTACATGCTGGGCGGCGAGGCGACGCGGGACGAGATCGTGGCCGACCTTAAGGACGGCATCTATGCCGTGGGCTTCGGCGGCGGGCAGGTGGACATCACCAATGGCAAGTTCGTCTTTTCCTGCACCGAGGCCTACCGCGTGAAGAACGGCAAGATCGGCGCGCCGGTGAAGGGCGCCACGCTGATCGGCGACGGGGCAACGGCGCTGCAACAGATCCGGGCGCTTGGCAACGACATGGCGCTTGATCCCGGCATGGGCAATTGCGGCAAGCAGGGGCAATGGGTGCCCGTGGGTGTGGGCCAGCCGACGGTGATGATCGGCGGTCTGACAGTGGGCGGCTCGCAGGCGGGGAGTTGA
- a CDS encoding class I SAM-dependent methyltransferase: protein MTDPTQNLDTDALRTFGENVDFGRTASDYATHRAGFPLAFFDLLAERGWASPGQTAVDLGCGTGTVARGLATRRLRVTGIDPAQPLLDEAVRLDHATGVEVIYKNGTAEATGLAAATADLVTAGQCWHWFDRPAAAAEVARLLRPGGRVVIAHFDWLPLPGNVVATTEALILHYNPDWAGAGGTGLYPAWLTGLANAGFTALETASFDVLQPYTHAAWRGRIRASAGVAASLDAEATARFDADLAAMLVRDFPDDPLEVPHRVWMATGTLAGE, encoded by the coding sequence ATGACAGACCCGACCCAGAACCTCGACACCGACGCCCTGCGCACCTTCGGCGAAAACGTCGATTTCGGCCGCACCGCCTCCGATTATGCGACCCACCGCGCCGGCTTCCCGCTTGCCTTCTTCGACCTTCTCGCAGAGCGCGGCTGGGCCAGCCCCGGCCAGACGGCCGTCGATCTGGGCTGCGGCACCGGCACTGTCGCGCGTGGACTGGCGACGCGCAGGCTTCGAGTCACCGGCATAGACCCGGCGCAGCCGCTCTTGGATGAGGCCGTGAGGCTCGACCATGCGACAGGCGTCGAGGTCATCTACAAGAACGGGACCGCCGAGGCGACGGGCCTTGCCGCCGCCACGGCAGACCTTGTTACTGCGGGTCAATGCTGGCACTGGTTCGACCGCCCTGCCGCGGCCGCAGAGGTCGCGCGCCTGCTGCGCCCCGGCGGGCGGGTCGTGATTGCACATTTCGACTGGCTGCCGCTGCCCGGCAACGTGGTGGCGACGACCGAGGCGCTAATCCTGCACTACAATCCCGACTGGGCCGGGGCGGGCGGCACCGGTCTCTATCCTGCGTGGCTAACGGGTCTTGCCAACGCCGGTTTCACCGCGTTGGAAACCGCGTCCTTCGACGTCTTGCAGCCCTACACGCATGCCGCCTGGCGTGGGCGCATCCGGGCCAGCGCCGGCGTCGCCGCGTCGCTCGACGCCGAGGCAACGGCGCGATTCGACGCCGACCTCGCGGCCATGCTGGTGCGCGACTTCCCAGACGATCCCTTGGAGGTGCCGCACCGGGTCTGGATGGCAACAGGTACCCTAGCCGGTGAATGA
- the dprA gene encoding DNA-processing protein DprA translates to MSEETHPSTHPPLPPTTEDDRVSWLRLLRSRRVGPATFYRLMNEHGTAQAALEALPEVARAAGVEKYSSCPVGVAEAELKAGAAIGARLIFMGSPDYPDFLAGIPDAPPFLWAAGEGTHLLHRPMVALVGARNASSLGLRMAKALAGALSEQGHVVVSGLARGIDAASHLAALDHGTIAVVAGGVDVMYPAENTKLAEDIARTGLRLSEQPIGMTPQARHFPARNRIISGMAQAVVVVEAAAKSGSLITARNALDQGRDVLAVPGHPFDARAAGCNMLIRDGATLVRNAEDVLAALPARSDTAPPPQPELRLAPPPEQRSLKETARLHTDILNRLGPAPLAEDQLIRDLSAPAAQVSPVLTDLEVDGKIRRHPGGLVSLN, encoded by the coding sequence ATGTCCGAGGAAACACATCCTTCCACTCACCCCCCACTCCCACCCACCACGGAAGATGATCGGGTGTCGTGGCTTCGTCTGTTGCGCTCTCGCCGGGTCGGCCCGGCGACATTTTACCGGCTGATGAACGAACACGGCACCGCGCAGGCCGCGCTGGAGGCCTTGCCCGAGGTCGCCCGTGCCGCAGGCGTCGAGAAATATTCCTCCTGCCCCGTAGGCGTGGCCGAGGCTGAACTGAAAGCCGGCGCCGCCATCGGCGCGCGGTTGATCTTCATGGGCAGCCCCGACTATCCCGATTTTCTGGCAGGCATACCCGATGCGCCGCCCTTCCTGTGGGCCGCCGGAGAGGGAACGCACCTGCTGCACCGCCCCATGGTGGCGCTTGTCGGCGCACGCAACGCGTCTTCGCTGGGTCTGCGCATGGCCAAGGCGCTGGCCGGTGCGCTCTCTGAGCAGGGTCATGTCGTTGTCTCCGGCCTCGCCCGGGGAATCGACGCGGCATCGCATCTGGCCGCGCTGGATCACGGCACGATCGCGGTCGTCGCCGGTGGCGTCGACGTCATGTATCCCGCCGAGAACACAAAACTGGCAGAGGATATCGCGCGGACAGGCCTGCGCCTGTCGGAACAGCCCATCGGCATGACCCCGCAGGCGCGGCACTTTCCGGCCCGCAACCGCATCATCAGCGGCATGGCGCAGGCCGTCGTCGTGGTCGAGGCCGCGGCCAAGTCCGGCTCGCTCATCACCGCGCGCAATGCGCTGGATCAGGGGCGCGACGTGCTGGCGGTGCCGGGCCATCCGTTCGACGCCCGCGCCGCAGGCTGCAACATGCTGATCCGCGACGGTGCCACGCTGGTGCGCAACGCCGAAGACGTGCTCGCCGCCCTGCCCGCCCGCTCGGACACGGCGCCACCACCGCAGCCCGAACTGCGGCTGGCCCCGCCGCCGGAACAGCGCAGCCTGAAAGAAACCGCCCGGCTTCATACCGACATCCTGAACCGCCTCGGCCCCGCACCGCTGGCCGAGGATCAACTGATCCGCGACCTCTCCGCCCCCGCCGCGCAGGTGTCGCCGGTTCTCACCGATCTCGAGGTCGACGGCAAGATCCGGCGCCATCCCGGCGGGCTCGTCTCGCTCAACTGA